The nucleotide window GGCTTGAATGTACTACCAGCCTGGCGTTTAGCCTGATTGACGTGATCGTACTTAAAATATTTATAGTCTATCCCCCCTATCCAAACTTTTATTTTTCCGGTTGATGGTTCCATGGTCATCATACCCGTGTTCAGCAATTTGGTATAATATTTTATAGAATCTACACTGCTTAGCACGGTATCGCGCTCGCCGTGCCAGGTAAAAACCCGCATCTTCTTTTTAGCTTCGAAGTATTTATTTATCTGCACCGTATCGCCGTTGTACTTTTTATTAAGTACGGCATAAACCGGTAAACGTTGCTCAGCTTTCAGCAGAAAGTCTTTAATCTCCACACCCTTACTATCCCTCCATGGGTTTTTGTTACCCCAGATGCCATAAAAACGCCTTTGCAGCATTTTCATTTTCTCGGCTACGGCTTCCTCGGCATATTTTTGCAGGCGGCTATCTATGGTAGTATATATCTTCAGGCCATCCTCGTACAGGTCGTAATCATTATCCTTGCACCATTTTTTCAGCCATTTCTCTACTGCCTGGCGCAGGTAACTATCGCCGGTCGATTCATTATCTACAAAACTCAGGTCGAGGCCCAGCGGTTTAGCCACATTGGCATCATATTCCTGTTTTTTCAGGTAACCATATTTCTCCATTTGTCCCAGCACGATGTTACGGCGCTGCAACGACTTATCGGGATTATTAATAGGGTTATAGGTTGATGTTGCCTTCAGCATGCCTATTAGTGTTGCTGCTTCAGCGGGGTTCAGCACATCGGGGGTTTTATTGAAATATTTTAGCGATGCTGTTTTGATACCGAACGAATTATTGCCAAACGGTACCGTATTAAAATACATGGTCAGTATTTGCTGCTTATTATAAACGTGTTCAATTTTGTACGCCGTCAGCCATTCCTTTATCTTATACACTACGGTACGCAGTACCGGGATATGCCTGATGAGCCCCTGCGATTTCCTTTTACGGGTGCTGAACAGGTTTTTGCCCAATTGCTGTGTAATGGTACTGCCGCCACGCTTATCGCCTTTAGCGGTAGAAACCATACTGGTAAAAAAGCCATAGAAATCGACCCCGCCATGTTTGTAAAAACGCACATCCTCTGTAGCGACTAATGCGTGTACCAGGTTGGGCGATATTTTATTGTATTCAACCGGCGAACGGTTCTCGTGATAATACTTACCTATCAGGGTGCCATCTGAATAATAAACCTCACTGGCAACGGAGATAACGGGGTTTCTAATATCCTGCATATCAGGAGTATAACCAAACAGCCAAAGGAAATTAAGTTCGATGGCACAGAAAAACAGGATAACAAAATATATGAATATGGTGAAATACCGCAGGTATTTATTACTGATGCTTTTGAACATGTGGTAAATATGGAAAATTATGCCGCTATAACCTAACAGCAGACACAAATTTAACAACGTAATTTTGAAAGCGGAATTGTGTTAGTATAATTTCAACCGTTTTAATCAAATTATACCTATTGCTACTTAATCTCACCAATTTACTATCCTTAAAAAGCTGAATAAGATCAATAATTATTTAGTCTTGATTTTTAGCGTTGAATTAAATCAATCTCTGCCAACCTGTCACCGTTCCGTCACATCCTATGACGATTTAATACGTTTTTTGACTTTTACCTTTTGACTTTCGACTTGAAAAACTGCCATAATCACATTGGCACAGCCATTGTTAATATAGCTGTGTTAAGTAATTTATAAGTAAAGGAAAAAATCAATCATATATGTCTAAAATCATTGGAATCGACTTAGGAACAACAAACTCCTGTGTGGCAGTAATGGAAGGTAACGAACCCGTAGTTATTGCTAACAGCGAGGGTAAACGTACTACACCATCTGTAGTGGCGTTTGTGGATAATGGCGAGCGTAAAGTAGGCGACCCTGCTAAACGCCAGGCCATCACTAATCCAACCAAAACCGTTTCATCAATTAAACGCTTTATGGGTAACCAGTTTAACGAGGTTACTAAAGAAGCTGATCGCGTACCTTACAAAGTGGTTAAAGGTGATAACAACACCCCACGTGTAGAGATAGGCGACCGTAAATATACGCCACAGGAAATTTCGGCTATGATACTTCAGAAAATGAAGAAAACTGCCGAGGATTTCTTAGGTCAGGAAGTTACGGAGGCGGTTATTACCGTACCCGCTTACTTTAACGACGCGCAACGCCAGGCTACCAAAGAAGCCGGTGAAATTGCTGGCTTAACCGTTAAACGTATTATTAACGAGCCTACCGCTGCTGCCCTTGCCTATGGCCTGGACAAAGCACACAAGGATATGAAAATTGTGGTGTTTGACTGCGGTGGTGGTACACATGACGTTTCTGTACTGGAACTGGGTGATGGTATCTTCGAAGTAAAATCAACCGATGGTGATACCCACCTTGGCGGTGACGACTTTGACCAGGTAATTATTGACTGGCTGGCAGACGAATTTAAAAACGAAGAAGGCATTGACTTGCGTAAAGACCCAATGGGCTTACAACGTTTAAAAGAAGCTGCTGAGAAAGCTAAAATAGAATTATCAAGCACTACCCAAAGCGAAATTAACCTGCCATATGTTACGGCTGTTGATGGTATGCCTAAGCACTTGGTTAAATCATTAACCCGTGCAAAATTTGAGCAACTGGCCGATAGCCTGATCAAACGCACTATCGAGCCTTGTAAAACTGCTTTGAAAAATGCAGGTTACAGCGTATCTGATATCGACGAGATCATCCTGGTAGGTGGTTCAACCCGTATCCCTGCTATACAGGATGCTGTACAGAAATTCTTTGGTAAAGCCCCATCAAAAGGTGTTAACCCTGATGAGGTAGTTGCTATTGGTGCAGCTATACAAGGTGGTGTATTAACCGGCGAGGTTAAAGACGTATTATTGTTAGACGTTACCCCGCTTTCGTTAGGTATTGAAACCATGGGTGGTGTAATGACCAAACTGATTGAAGCTAACACTACTATCCCAACAAAAAAATCGGAAGTATTCTCTACCGCTTCAGACAGTCAGCCATCTGTAGAGATACACATTTTACAGGGCGAGCGCCCAATGGCTTCGGCAAACCGTACCATAGGCCGTTTCCACCTGGATGGTATACCACCAGCACCGCGCGGTGTTCCTCAAATTGAAGTAACCTTCGATATTGACGCTAACGGTATATTGCATGTATCTGCTAAAGATAAAGCGACCGGTAAAGAGCAGAAGATCCGTATCGAAGCTTCTTCAGGTTTAACTGAGGCCGAGATCAAGAAGATGAAAGATGAAGCTGAAGCAAATGCCGAAGCCGACAGGATAGCTAAAGAGGAAGTTGAAAAACTGAACTCAGCCGATGCCCTGATCTTCAGCACTGAAAAACAGTTGAAAGAGTACGGCGATAAAATCCCTGCTGACAAAAAAGCACCTATTGAAGAGGGTTTGAAAAAACTGAAGGATGCTTATGCTGCCAAAAACCTGGCTGATATTGATGCTGCACAAACAGAACTAAATGCTTCATGGCAGGCTGCTTCTGAAGATATGTACAAAGCATCGGCAGAAGCCGGTCAACCAGGCCCTGATGCAGGTGCCGGTCAGCAAGCAGGTGCCAAGCCAGAGGGCGGCGCCGACAGCGTAACTGATGTTGACTTCGAAGAAGTAAAATAATTTCATCAAGTATATAAATTGAAAGCCCCGCCGGATTTTTCCGGCGGGGCTTTTTGATTGTATATCTTTGTCATTGCGAGCGGCAGCGTGGCAATCTCGTAGTACGCAAATCATACTACGAGATTGCCACGTCGCTACGCTCCTCGCAATGACAAAAATTAAAAAGCAATAACCATCTCATCCCTTAATAACTCCACCACCTTATCCTTCATCTTCTCAAAGCCATGCCAAACAAAACGCACCTTACTAAATCTCGATTCAAATCTCCCTTCAACAACCGATAAAACCACCTGCTTCTTCCTTGGGTCGAAGCTAATCTCGCGCTTATAATAACTACCCTGCTCGTAATCATAACTAACACCGTCGTCCTCATAATAGGTGAATGATGTAGCTTGCTTGCCATTCCAAATGTGAAGCTGCAAAACGCCGTCACCTGTCTCGTTTGTATTTTGCACTACGCTTTGCATAGGAATAATGGCGCCCGCTTTTACAAACACGGGAAGATCGGTCAACAGCGCCTCTGCTTTAACCTCTTTGCCACCATTAATTTTTTTATCAGTGCTCAAGCGGTACCATTCGCCGGGGGGCATGTAAACTTTAATGGCACGTTCGGTACTGGCTACCGGTGCCACCAAAATGTTATCGCCAAACATGAACTGGTTTTGATAGATATGTTCGTACACAATTTCGTCAAACGGATATTGAATAGCCAGCGTGCGGTTAATTGGTAACCCTGTTTGGTGCGATTGATAGAAGGACGAATAAATGTATGGTAGCAATTTATAGCGTTGCTCAATATCTTTTTTAATGATCTTCTCGTTTTGTTTACCCCAGCGCCATGGCTCGCGCATAGCGGTATCTATCATGGCATGGTTACGGAACATGGGGGTGTAAACACCAAGCGAATTCCAGCGTACCATTAATTCGGGGGTGGGGTTGCCGCTAAAGCCCCCTATATCAACACCGGTGAATGCTACCCCGGTTATGCCCAAACTATTTACCAGACGGCAGCCCAGCAACATATGCGCATCGTTAGCCGTATTATCACCCGTCCACACCGCCGAATAACGCTGTATACCGGCATAAGCAGCCCGGGTGAGCACAAAGGGCCGTTGGCCTTGTAAAAGATGTTTAGTGCCCTTATAAGTACCCCGCGACATTTGCATACCATAAGCATTCCGTACCTCTGGCATATAATGCTCGCCAAACTTCACCATATTGGGAATATTCTGTCCCCAGGCGGCAGGTTCATTCATATCGTTCCAAAAACCTGCCACGCCGGGTTCTGTCAGCGCACTGAACGATTTACCCCACCAGTCGCGCACTTTAGCATCGTAAAAATTAGGGAAGTGGCAGCGTCCGGGCCATACCTCGCCAATATATTTTTCGCCATTGGGATAAGTAGCAAAGTAGTCGTTTGCTACTCCTTCATCATATTGTTTGTAGCCTTCCTCTATTTTAATGCCGGGGTCGACAATAGTTACTAACCTGAAGCCCATCGCTTTTAGTTCATCTATCAATCCTTTCGGATCGGGAAAAGTCTTCTTATCCCAGGTGAATATTTTATAGCCGTCCATATAATCGATATCGCAGTACAACACATCGGCCGGGATGTTGCATTTGCGGAAGTTGCGGGCTATGTCCAGCAGTTCACCGGCGCTCATATAGCTCCAGCGACATTGCTGGTAGCCCAGGCTCCAAAGGGGCGGCATTTCCATCCTGCCAGTCAGCCAGGTATAATCTTTTATAATTTCGGCCACACCCTGCGCACCAAAGAAGTAATAATTCATGTCGCCGCCATCGGCGCCAAGCCAATACATGCTATGGTCGGTACTGGCGCCAAAATCGAAATAGGAACGATGGGTATTATCCAGGAAAAAGCCGTAAGTAAGGCCGCTATGTAAGCCCACAAAAAACGGGAAGGTTTTATACAAAGGGTCGGATTTGGCATGATAATCAACCGCGTCGGTATTCCAGTTTATATAACTGCTGCCACGCCGGTCAAGGTTCCCGGTTTTCTCGCCCAGACCAATAAAACGTTCGCCCTTAAACATACGGCGATAGTTGGTTACGCTTTCTCCCTGCCAAACAGTACCAAAGCGTTCATCATCGCCACTTAACAAAATGCCATCGGGGGTGTAAAAGTTAAATCGTAGCGGTGCTTTGGTGATACGAAGTTCTAATTCGCCGGTATAAATGGATAGCTCATCCGCCGATTCATCATATCTGAGATTGCCTTCAGGTGATTGTATGACCGCGAATGAATGATCGGTGGTGTTAAAATGCTTACTGATATTTACCCGGATAATGGTTGGCGAGTAAACCCAAACCCTGGCTTCTGCCTGCGGGGTTTTTAGAATAATATGATTTTCTTTCTGACTGATATGCTGGGTGTTTCCTGATAGTTCGACTTGCATAATAAAAGAACAGGCTTTTGAAGCATTGGTTTGTAAAAAACAACACATTGCAATAACAGGTAATGAAACAGGCTGATCTGCCTCCCGGTAGTTATCAGTGGACAATCGTTCAATCAAGAGCTATCACCAATTAAACTCTTCCATTCATCTACCAACCTTACAAACCAATAGATGAAGCCCCCTATTTTATCTATCAACCGCCCAAAATGTACTATATCATACTGTTTTTGCTGTTATAGTGCGTTATCGGGTGTTTGTCGATTTATAACGCAAGATGGTCTATTACATATTTTTAACCGGGAAAGAAGTTGTTGTTTTGGTCATTGAAACAATCAAACAAAAAATATTTATCAAATAAAAAAACTCAATAATCATGAAAACTTTCATCAAATCTTCAGCACTTTTAGTAGTATTAGCTTTATTAAGCACAGGTGTATTTGCAACCGATAAAACAACCGGCCCTGCCGCGGAAAAACAAGATGTAATTTCGTTCAATCCCCTTTTAACTGATTTTGGTATTTCTGTAATGGTGCGCAAAGCAAACGTAAACGACTCGTTTGTAACTATCAACGATGCTCAGGGTAATATTATTTTTAAGGATAAATTAGCTGGAAAAAATACCTTTTCAAAAAAAGGGTATGACCTGAGCGAATTAGCCGATGGCGATTACACCGTTAAGGTTACTTCTAACAACACCGTGTCTGAAAGAATAGTACACATTTACCGTGATGACAACGATAAAAAATTATTCTTCTTCAAAATATAATAATAGGTTAAGTTAAAGTTTAGTTAAATGTAAAAATCCCGCTCAAAAGGCGGGATTTTTGTTTGGAGCCTCACCCCAACCCTCTCCAAAGGAGAGGACACAGAAATAAGTACTCATGAATGCTTTAAAACCCTCTCCTTTGGAGAGGGCAGGTTGAGGCCTTACGCCCACAAATTACTTGGGTAGGTGCCATTGGCTACCAAATTTGAGATACTTTGCTGCACAATAGGCTTATCTTCCTTATAAGTTACGCCAAACCACTTAGAAGCAGTTGGTATAACTTTAAAATCAGCAGTGCCGGTTTTTATCAGTTCATCGGCCACCAACGGGATAAAGAATTCGGCTTTAGGGTTGTTTTCATTAGCCGCCACAAACCGCTTAAACATTTCTTCGCTCTGTTTAAACACGGCCGGGGTAAAGCCCCAGAAGTTCATAGATACACGGGTATCTTCGGGCAGCGGGCTTTCGCCGTTCGCATCTTTATAAACAATGCCGCCGTCCTTAAAATAAACTTCTGTGCGCTCGGTTACGCCAACCATGTTGCCCTTATCGTCGATATCGCAAACACCGCGCGATACTGAACCATATTCAGACAATGTATTGCCGATCTGATAACCCACCAGCGAGTAATGATCGTCGCGTACTTCGCTGGTCAGGAACTTGGCCATTTTTTCAAAAGCATCATAGCCATAATAATCATCAGCGTTTATCACACAAAAAGGCTCGTGTACCTGGTTGCGGGCCGCTAATACCGCATGGGCAGTTCCCCATGGTTTGGCGCGCTCAATAGTTTTATCAATACCAAAAGGTTTAAGGTCGTAGCTTTGAAAAACATAATCGGTCTCTACACGGCCTTTCAGCTTAGGTTCAAATATGGCTTTAAACGAATCCAGGAACTCTTCGCGGATGATAAAGCTTACCTTACCGAAGCCCGCTTTAATGGCATCGTAAATAGAATAGTCGATAATGGTTTCGCCATTAGGGCCAAAGCCGTCAACCTGTTTCATGCTGCCATAGCGGCTGGCCATGCCTGCGGCCAATATTAAAAGTGTTGGTTTCATTGTTTTAATTGGTGATGATATTTGCTATTGTAAAAGGTGATTTTTGTTAAATGGTTTTAAGATCGGCAATTATTTTATATACCTGAAATCCTGCCCTGCTTCAATATTCAATAATGTTTCATAAATCAGGCTGATCACGTTATCTACGTCCTCTTTATGGATCATCTCAACCGTGGTATGCATATAGCGCAGCGGTAGCGATATTAATGCCGATGGCACACCATCGTTTGAATAGGCAAACGCATCGGTATCGGTACCTGTAGACCGTGAAGAAGCCTGGCGCTGGAAAGGGATATTTGCCTTTTCGGCAGTCGCTATCAGTAATTTGTTCAGGTTGTTTTGTACCGCCGGTGCATAAGATACCACCGGTCCGCGGCCGCAAGCCAAATCGCCCTGGGTTATTTTATTGATCATCGGCGTACCGGTGTCATGTGTAACATCGGTCACAATGGCAACGTTAGGTTTTATGCGGTGGGCTATCATCTCTGCACCACGCAGGCCAATTTCTTCCTGTACGGCGTTTACGATATACAACCCGAACGGCAGCTTCTTTTTGTTTTCTTTCAGCAAGCGGGCAACCTCGGCAATCATAAAGCCGCCGGCACGGTTATCCAGCGCGCGGCCAACGTAGTAACGGTTGTTCAGCACCATAAACTCGTCTTCGTAGGTAATTACGCAACCTACATGGATGCCCAATGCTTCAACCTCGTCTTTAGTGGTGCAGCCGCAATCAAGAAAAATGTTTTTTAACGATGGGGCTTCTTCCTTTTCGCCACCTAAACGGGTGTGGATAGCAGGCCAGCCGAATACCGCTTTTACAATGCCCTTATCGGTATGGATATTCACCCGTTTTGATGGGGCGATCTGATGATCGGAACCACCATTACGAATAACGTAGATCAAACCATCGTTAGTAATGTAGTTTACAAACCACGATATCTCATCGGCGTGGGCTTCAATTACTACCTTGTATTCGGCTGTTGGATTAATTACGCCTACGGCCGTACCGTAATTATCGGTGTAATATTCGTCGATATAGGGTTTAATATAATCCAGCCATAGTTGCTGCCCCATGTATTCAAAGCCGGTTGGCGATGGGTTATTGATATATTTTTCAAAGAAGGCTAAAGAGGCATCGGTGACAACCGGGACATGCTGTTTTTTATCCTTATTATCCTCAGTGTTTTTTTTAGACATAAGTGTTCTGCTTTAACTACCGCAGTGCGCAAATATAACAAAGCGGTTGATAATGCAATAATTAATACGGTACAGTGTGTGCTTTTTACACAATGTCATGAAAAAAGATTTATCTCCCCGCTATTAAACCTATTAATTCTCTTTACCATCAAATTGGCAAATCAAATGGCCTTTTCCATAATCACATAGTTTAATCCATTTTTGCTGAATGTTTCTCCGGTTTCTGCAAACCCGGCTTTAGTATAAAAATCGGTAGCAGTATCGCGGGCATTGCACCACAGGCGCTTGCCTCCGTTTTCAATAGCGTAATCAGTAATATATTGTAAAAGCATAGCCCCAACACCCTTGCCCTGCATGGGCGTATCTATAGCAAACTTGCGGAACTGGAAATCGGCGCCTGTATTAAATAAAGAAACAACGCCTGTCAGTTTGCCCTCAACAAAAGCGCCGAAATGCGTGCCGTGGTCATCTTCAGGCATGGCCATGTTATGTTTATACTCGCTGGGGTAAAGTATGTCGCGTCGCAGCTGCCAGGTAAGCTCCTGCGTAATTTGTTCTATGTCAACCTGGGGCATCGCTATGTAGGGCAATTGTTAAATGTAGTGCAAATGTGTTAAATATAAAACCAATAGTCAATTAAGCAGGTTGTAGTATGTAACTTGCTGCCATGAAAACGAAATACTTTGTGTTTATTATCCTATTTTTTGCCATCAGGCCCCTGCATGCACAGATATTAAAAGGCTCGGTTGTTGAATTGGGGAAGAACCAGCGGATATCAAATGTTTTTATACGCGATATGAATAGTAAGTCGGTTGCATTGAGCGATAAGAAAGGGAATTTTGACATTAGCACCGAACCCGGGCATACCTTGATATTTTCATCGCCGGGATATGTATCAGACACCTTATATGTAACTGATATGAAATATAAACGGGTTGAAATGGTTGTACAGGGAATAGCATTACGCGAAGTAAATATTTCGGCTACCCGTACTACATTTAACCCGCGGGTTGAGTATGCCGACGTTTACCGTAAAAGTAAGGTTTACCCCATGTCGCCAAGTACCTGGTTTAGTAGAGAAGGCCGGAACGCACGGCGGTTAAAACGCTACTTTGAACGCGAGGAACAAGAGCGGCATATCGATTCGGTATTTAACCGGGTTTATGTAAGCAGCATTGTGCCCCTGCGTGGCCAGGAGCTGGAAGATTTCATGACACTGTACCGCCCAACCTATGCTTATATAATGAATAACAATGGCCCTTCGCTGGCAGCCTACATTAACGACTCTTACAAAAAGTGGAAGGCACTGCCGCCCGGGAAAAGGAAGACGCAGCGGTTATATTAGTAAGGGGGATAACCGTCAGTAAATAATATCACCAAACGTTCCGATGGAACGTCGTAAATAATTTGCATAATACCCTACCTACCCATCGTTCCTACGGAACGGCATTTATTCATCCCATAGGATCGTTTTGGTAGGTAGAATAAATATCTCTCCACCCATCGTTTCTGCGGAACGATATTTATTCATCCCATAGGGATGTTTGGTAGGTAGCGTAAATATCAAAAAGATAGCAACGTTCCATGGGAACGTTTGGTGTTATGGAATCACCTATCTAATCATAAACAATATTCTTTAAACGGGTAAACAATTAGTAACATTCCTGTGGAATAGCCAATCGGTAGCAACGGTATAAAGTGTTTTGTCGTTATATTTATGAAACCATTTCAAAACACTAAATCAACTAACATGCATCGCCGTCAATTCATCAACACCAGTTTATTATCAGCCGGAGCGCTGGCATTGTTCAATAAAAGCAGTTTTGCAAACCTGTTGGCACAACAAACTTACCAGTTTAAACCCCTGCGCAGCAACATGGGCATCTTTACCGAGCGGGGCGGGACTATTGCCTGGCTATCAAACAAAGATGGTATTGTAGTAGTAGATGCCGAATTTCCCGATACATCGCCACATGTAATTGCCGAACTGCAAAAACAATCCGACAAACCTTTCCAATGGCTTATCAATACCCATCATCATGGCGACCATACATCTGGTAACATTGCTTTTAAAGGCCTGGTGAAAAATGTAGCTGCGCATGCCAATTCGCTGGCTAACCAAAAAGATGTAGCCATTAAAGGCAATTCTGAAGCGAAACAGTTATACCCTGATACCACCTTTACCGACCAATGGAAAATGAAAGTTGGCGACGAGCATATCCACGCTTATTATTGGGGCCCCGGCCATACCAATGGCGACGCGATGATCCATTTTGAAAATGCTAATATTGTGCATACCGGCGATCTGGTGTTTAACCGCCGCTATCCGGTGGTTGATCCGGCGCATGGCGCTTCCATCAAAAATTGGTCGGTTACTTTACAGAAAGCGCAAAAGCAGTTTAATAAAGATACGCTGTTTGTCTTTGGCCATGCTTTCGATCCCGAAAAGGTGACGGGCAGCATGGATGATATTAAAGCTATGCAAAACTATATGGACCGCCTGGTTGATTTTGTGAGTGCACAAATAAAAGCCGGCAAAACAAAAGATGAAGTATTAACAGCAACTGCTATACCGGGTGTAACCGATTGGCAGGGAAATGGCATTAAAGCCAGTTTAGGCGCAGCTTATGATGAGTTAAAATAAAACGATACTCCAAACAAAAAAACGCCCCACTCGAACCGAGCGGGGCGTTTTTTGTGCTTTAAAAGCGGAATAAATTACTCGCCTTTTTCTGCGTTTTCTTCGTTGGCAGCTGGTGCTTCCGGAGCTTCTTCTGCAGCTGGTGCAGCTTCTTCAGCTACTACCGGTGCTGCTGCTTCAGCAACTGG belongs to Mucilaginibacter boryungensis and includes:
- a CDS encoding MBL fold metallo-hydrolase, with amino-acid sequence MKPFQNTKSTNMHRRQFINTSLLSAGALALFNKSSFANLLAQQTYQFKPLRSNMGIFTERGGTIAWLSNKDGIVVVDAEFPDTSPHVIAELQKQSDKPFQWLINTHHHGDHTSGNIAFKGLVKNVAAHANSLANQKDVAIKGNSEAKQLYPDTTFTDQWKMKVGDEHIHAYYWGPGHTNGDAMIHFENANIVHTGDLVFNRRYPVVDPAHGASIKNWSVTLQKAQKQFNKDTLFVFGHAFDPEKVTGSMDDIKAMQNYMDRLVDFVSAQIKAGKTKDEVLTATAIPGVTDWQGNGIKASLGAAYDELK